CGATGATGGCCGATATTTGCGATGAGGACGAACTGCGCCACCACGAGCGTCGCGAGGGGATGTTCAGCGCGGTCTTCGGGTGGGTGACGAAGACCGCGGTGTCGCTGAGTTTTTTCGCGGGCGGACTGGTGTTGGTCTTCGTGGGCTTCGACGCGCAAAACGGCGGCCAGCAGTCGGAGGAGACATTTCTGGGCATGCGCCTGTTCATGGTGATCGGCGGCATGATTCCGAACCTGATCGCCCTGCTCCTGCTGCAACTGTACCCGATCACCAAGGAGCGGGCCAATGAAACCCGCCGGGTGCTTGAAGCCCGTCGAGGCGCGGTCTGAATTTAACCCTGAATATATTTCATATGCGAAAGAATACTGCGCTTACTGTGGCTCTTGGCCTGATCGCGGGCGTTTGCCCCGCCGCTACAACGCGAGCCGCTGAGCCGTCCGCCCCGAATATCCTGGTCATCATGGCCGATGATCTTGGCTATGATGATGTCGGCTTTCAGGAGCAGGGGAAGCTGCGGGAGGTGACCCCGAACATCGACCGCCTGGCGGAGCAGGGTATGCGCTTTACGCAGGGCTACGCCTGCGCCAGTGTTTGCGGGCCTTCGCGGGCGGGCTTCATCACGGGGATGAACCAGCAGCGGTTCGGCTTTCAGGAAAACTTTCCGCCGGACTGGACGAACCCGCCCCACATGGACTGGCAGCGGGGCGCGTGGACGGAGTTCGGCATTCCCCCGGAGGTGAAAACGGTTGGCGACTACCTCCAGTCCGCGGGGTACCTGACGGGCGTCATCGGCAAGTGGCATCTGGGCTATGACGAGCAGTACTACCCGACGGCGCGCGGGTTCGACTACTTCTACGGCATGCGCAGCGGCGGACGGAACTATGTATCCACTCCGGACTACAACACGACCGACAAGATACCGGATAAGTGGCGGTCGATCGAGGAAAACGGTGTCATTGTGCCCGAGAGCGAGATCACTTATCTGACCGAAAACCTCACGGAGCAGGCGGTGGCCTTTATTGACCGGGCCGCGAAGGAGCATCAGCCCTTTTTTCTTTTTATGTCATACACGGCTCCGCACTCTCCTTATCAGGCGAAGCCGGAAGACCTCGCCCGCATCGACGCGCTCTTTCCGGACATTTCCAGGAAACGGGCGACCTACCTGGCCATGATCCTGAACATGGACGATGGCGTCGGGCGAATTCTGGCGGAACTGGAAAAAAACCGGCAGACTCAGAACACGCTGATCGTCTTCCTCAGCGACAATGGCGCGACATCTAAAGGCCCCGGTGACAACGCCCCCCTGACCGGGCACAAGTGGACGCCGTTCGAGGGCGGGATTCGAGTGCCGTTTGTCATCAGCTGGCCGGGGCGGATTCCGGCGGGCACGGAGTCGGATCAGGTGATTTCCGCGCTGGATTTGCTGCCGACTTTTCTCGGGCTGGCGGGTGTCGAGCGACCGGAGGGGCTCGACGGTGTGGACTTGTGGCCCTGCCTGTCCGACCCCAATACCTCACTGGGGGAGCGGGCGCTCTTTTGGCGCGAACAGACTTCCGAGGGAGACGCCCTCTGGGGGCGGGTCGGGGATGTCAAATACATCGCGGCCAGCAAGTGGGACGAACCCCGCGCCTATGACCTGAGCGGGTCCGCTACGGAGGATGACGCCACCCGGCTAACCGAGCTTTCCGGGGCGGAGTCTGTGAAGGGGGCCGTCGAGGAGTGGAACGAGCAACTCCCGCCGCCTGCCTGGCCGGTTTATAACTGGAGGACCGGCAAGAAGTTTTCCGTCGAAGCCGCCGGTGCGCAGTGAATCTTGGACCGCCCCCCGCGTGCCGTCCAATAGCCGGGTGATTTCCCCTTGACAGAACGAGCCTTTAAAAATCAGAATAAAACTGTTTTCTAAATAATAAAATTATATTTAGACCCACAATGAAGACTGCTTTGACCCTTTTACTTGCGCTGTCGGCGCTCCTTCCCGCGCTGTCCGCGCAAAGCCTGATCGTTGACGACCCTTTTGACAGCAAAG
The DNA window shown above is from Ruficoccus amylovorans and carries:
- a CDS encoding sulfatase-like hydrolase/transferase — translated: MRKNTALTVALGLIAGVCPAATTRAAEPSAPNILVIMADDLGYDDVGFQEQGKLREVTPNIDRLAEQGMRFTQGYACASVCGPSRAGFITGMNQQRFGFQENFPPDWTNPPHMDWQRGAWTEFGIPPEVKTVGDYLQSAGYLTGVIGKWHLGYDEQYYPTARGFDYFYGMRSGGRNYVSTPDYNTTDKIPDKWRSIEENGVIVPESEITYLTENLTEQAVAFIDRAAKEHQPFFLFMSYTAPHSPYQAKPEDLARIDALFPDISRKRATYLAMILNMDDGVGRILAELEKNRQTQNTLIVFLSDNGATSKGPGDNAPLTGHKWTPFEGGIRVPFVISWPGRIPAGTESDQVISALDLLPTFLGLAGVERPEGLDGVDLWPCLSDPNTSLGERALFWREQTSEGDALWGRVGDVKYIAASKWDEPRAYDLSGSATEDDATRLTELSGAESVKGAVEEWNEQLPPPAWPVYNWRTGKKFSVEAAGAQ